Proteins encoded by one window of Elaeis guineensis isolate ETL-2024a chromosome 12, EG11, whole genome shotgun sequence:
- the LOC105055233 gene encoding WUSCHEL-related homeobox 8, with the protein MEWEKTCGANSSGQSNRGKEEERRGGGEGMAEGVLYVKVMTDEQMEVLRRQISVYATICEQLVEMHKAVTAQQDSLAGMRLGSLYCDPLMTPGGHKITARQRWTPTPMQLQILESIFDQGNGTPSKQKIKEITLELSQHGQISETNVYNWFQNRRARSKRKQTAQLPNSTESEVEADDESPNEKKPKSEKHTHENLPRAGALSIHGTQMNSDVHSVDPEPNLRHGMYASNDSSRSSGSLGQMSFYENALSEPRIDHLIGKMEIPGSFSPYRQSESYDLIG; encoded by the exons ATGGAGTGGGAGAAGACTTGTGGGGCTAACAGCAGCGGTCAGAGCAACAGGggaaaggaagaggagaggaggggaggaGGGGAAGGGATGGCGGAAGGGGTGTTGTACGTGAAGGTGATGACCGACGAGCAGATGGAGGTGCTACGCCGCCAGATCTCCGTCTACGCCACCATCTGTGAGCAGCTCGTCGAGATGCACAAGGCCGTCACGGCCCAGCAGGACTCCCTCGCAG GAATGAGACTGGGGAGCCTTTACTGTGATCCTCTGATGACTCCTGGAGGCCATAAAATCACTGCAAGGCAGCGCTGGACTCCAACACCCATGCAGCTACAAATTCTCGAGAGCATTTTTGATCAAGGCAATGGGACTCCCAGCAagcaaaagataaaagagataaCTCTTGAACTGTCACAGCATGGTCAGATCTCTGAAACAAATGTCTATAACTGGTTCCAGAATAGAAGGGCACGATCAAAGCGGAAGCAGACTGCTCAATTACCAAATAGTACAGAGTCTGAAGTAGAGGCAGATGATGAGTCCCCAAATGAAAAGAAACCTAAGTCAGAGAAACATACCCATGAAAACCTGCCCAGAGCGGGTGCTCTCTCCATCCATGGTACACAAATGAACTCTGATGTGCATTCTGTGGATCCAGAGCCCAATTTAAGACATGGCATGTATGCATCAAATGACAGTTCAAGGTCTTCTGGCAGTTTAGGCCAAATGTCTTTCTATGAGAATGCTCTATCAGAACCAA GAATTGACCACTTGATTGGAAAAATGGAGATTCCTGGAAGTTTTAGTCCATATCGACAAAGCGAGAGCTACGACTTGATTGGGTAA